From a region of the Paraburkholderia hospita genome:
- a CDS encoding helix-turn-helix domain-containing protein, with product MSEPQHPQPHDMDTHSDRPLPAAVPAAVPTGFDSLGAVGARLAQLRESKGWSVEDVSARLKVSPGKLRGLEAGDLTQLPDTTFALGVLRSYAKMVGADPAPMTQALRREKGVPEPALTMPASAGTDLPRGKVSLSLGGGAPRRRSWMWGVALAVVVLIALAMWHTNNGDSTAWLARLKGIAGSAASTETASSSAAQAASGSAVTGEISASDSAAQTDTQAAAEGASATPMPTPLPMAGVAPASTVASASTPAAAAPKAASAAPAVAAAASASESPVAPEGSSTVALSVKQDSWFSVRQKDGKEVFSGLVHAGESKEVSGVPPLKVTLGNKAGLDSITLDGQPVDPAKYVSAKGNVARFALP from the coding sequence ATGAGTGAGCCGCAGCACCCGCAACCGCACGACATGGATACGCATTCGGATCGACCGCTGCCGGCGGCCGTGCCGGCAGCCGTGCCGACCGGGTTCGACTCGCTGGGCGCCGTCGGCGCGCGGCTTGCGCAGTTGCGCGAGTCAAAAGGCTGGTCGGTCGAGGACGTGTCCGCGCGCCTGAAGGTTTCGCCGGGCAAGCTGCGCGGGCTCGAAGCGGGCGATCTCACCCAGTTGCCGGACACCACGTTCGCGCTGGGCGTCTTGCGCAGCTACGCAAAAATGGTGGGTGCCGATCCCGCCCCGATGACGCAGGCATTGCGTCGCGAAAAGGGCGTGCCGGAACCTGCGCTGACCATGCCGGCATCGGCGGGCACGGATCTGCCGCGCGGGAAAGTATCGCTGTCGCTTGGCGGCGGCGCGCCGCGCCGCCGTTCGTGGATGTGGGGCGTCGCGCTCGCCGTGGTGGTGCTGATCGCGCTCGCCATGTGGCATACGAACAATGGTGACTCGACCGCGTGGCTTGCGCGTCTGAAGGGTATCGCCGGCAGTGCGGCGTCGACGGAAACGGCATCGTCGAGCGCAGCACAGGCCGCAAGCGGTTCGGCTGTGACAGGCGAAATCAGCGCGTCGGATTCGGCGGCGCAAACGGATACGCAAGCGGCCGCTGAAGGCGCGTCGGCGACGCCGATGCCCACGCCGCTTCCGATGGCAGGCGTTGCGCCGGCATCGACGGTCGCATCGGCATCGACGCCGGCTGCTGCGGCGCCGAAGGCTGCGAGCGCGGCGCCGGCCGTCGCGGCGGCTGCGTCGGCGAGCGAGTCGCCGGTCGCGCCGGAAGGTTCATCGACGGTCGCGCTGTCGGTCAAGCAGGACAGCTGGTTCAGCGTGCGCCAGAAGGACGGCAAGGAAGTATTCTCCGGACTCGTGCACGCGGGTGAAAGCAAGGAAGTCAGCGGCGTGCCGCCGCTCAAGGTGACGCTCGGCAACAAGGCGGGTCTGGACTCGATCACGCTGGACGGCCAGCCGGTCGATCCGGCCAAATATGTGTCGGCGAAGGGCAATGTGGCACGCTTCGCGCTGCCCTGA
- the ispG gene encoding flavodoxin-dependent (E)-4-hydroxy-3-methylbut-2-enyl-diphosphate synthase — MHSDQVKSSSQIVSTVPVFGGHAPRRRSNAVDVRWGGQLVTIGGDAPVRVQSMTNTDTADAIGTAIQIKELAQAGSELVRITVNTPEAAAAVPAVREQLDRMGVTVPLVGDFHYNGHLLLRDYPGCAESLSKYRINPGNVGQGAKRDTQFAQMIEAAAKYDKPVRIGVNWGSLDQDLLARMMDENATRAEPWEAQSVMYEALIQSAIGSAERAVELGLGRDKIILSCKVSGVQDLIAVYQELARRCDFALHLGLTEAGMGSKGIVASTAALSVLLQQGIGDTIRISLTPEPGASRTGEVIVGQEILQTMGLRSFTPMVIACPGCGRTTSTLFQELASQIQTYLRTQMPMWRDTYPGVEKMHVAVMGCIVNGPGESKHANIGISLPGSGENPAAPVFVDGVKVKTLRGEHIAQEFQQIVSDYVERTYGRAEATN; from the coding sequence ATGCACTCCGATCAAGTGAAATCCAGCAGTCAGATTGTTTCGACCGTGCCGGTGTTCGGCGGTCACGCGCCGCGTCGCCGCTCGAATGCGGTCGACGTCCGTTGGGGCGGCCAGCTCGTGACGATCGGCGGCGACGCGCCCGTGCGCGTGCAGTCGATGACGAACACCGATACGGCAGACGCGATCGGCACGGCAATCCAGATCAAGGAACTTGCGCAGGCTGGCTCGGAACTCGTCCGTATCACGGTCAACACGCCGGAAGCGGCAGCTGCCGTGCCCGCAGTTCGCGAGCAGCTTGACCGTATGGGCGTCACGGTGCCGTTGGTCGGCGATTTCCACTACAACGGCCATCTGCTGCTGCGCGACTATCCGGGCTGCGCCGAATCGCTGTCGAAGTACCGGATCAATCCCGGCAACGTCGGCCAGGGTGCGAAGCGCGACACGCAGTTCGCGCAGATGATCGAAGCGGCCGCGAAGTACGACAAGCCGGTGCGGATCGGCGTGAACTGGGGCAGTCTCGATCAGGACCTGCTCGCGCGGATGATGGACGAAAACGCCACGCGCGCCGAACCGTGGGAAGCGCAAAGCGTGATGTACGAAGCGCTGATCCAGTCGGCGATCGGCTCGGCGGAACGTGCTGTCGAACTCGGCCTTGGGCGCGACAAGATCATCCTGTCGTGCAAGGTGAGCGGCGTGCAGGATCTGATCGCCGTGTACCAGGAACTCGCGCGCCGTTGCGACTTCGCGCTGCACCTTGGCCTGACGGAAGCGGGCATGGGATCGAAGGGCATCGTCGCTTCGACGGCGGCGCTCTCCGTGCTGCTGCAGCAGGGCATCGGCGACACGATCCGTATCTCGCTGACGCCGGAACCGGGCGCATCGCGCACGGGCGAAGTGATCGTCGGCCAGGAAATCCTGCAGACGATGGGCCTGCGCTCGTTCACGCCGATGGTCATCGCGTGCCCCGGCTGTGGCCGCACCACGAGCACGCTGTTCCAGGAACTCGCATCGCAGATTCAAACGTATTTGCGCACGCAAATGCCGATGTGGCGCGACACATATCCCGGCGTCGAGAAGATGCACGTCGCCGTGATGGGTTGCATCGTCAATGGTCCGGGCGAATCGAAGCACGCGAACATCGGTATCAGCCTGCCGGGCTCGGGCGAAAATCCGGCCGCGCCCGTGTTTGTCGACGGCGTGAAGGTCAAGACGCTGCGCGGCGAACACATCGCGCAGGAATTCCAGCAGATCGTGAGCGATTACGTCGAGCGCACCTACGGTCGCGCCGAAGCGACGAACTGA
- the hisS gene encoding histidine--tRNA ligase has translation MTEQKKQKLDKLSGVKGMNDILPQDAGLWEFFESTVKSMLRSYGYQNIRTPIVEHTQLFTRGIGEVTDIVEKEMYSFTDALNGENLTMRPENTAAVVRASIEHNMLYDGPKRLWYIGPMFRHERPQRGRYRQFHQVGVEALGFAGPDTDAEIILMCQRLWDDLGLTGIKLEINSLGLAEERAKHRVELIAYLEKHLDVLDEDAKRRLHTNPLRVLDTKNPAMQEVAQNAPKLIDFLGEESRAHFEGLQRILKANNIPFTINPRLVRGLDYYNLTVFEWVTDKLGAQGTVAAGGRYDPLIEQLGGKPTAACGWAMGIERILELLKEENLVPEAEGCDVYVAHQGDAAREQAFIVAERLRDTGLDVILHCSPDGQASSFKSQMKRADASGAAFAVILGEDEIANGTAGVKALRDTSQSDGKSEQQTVPLEDLTEYLINAMVASTEDDD, from the coding sequence ATGACTGAACAGAAGAAGCAGAAGCTCGACAAGTTGTCCGGCGTGAAGGGCATGAACGACATCCTTCCGCAGGACGCCGGCTTGTGGGAATTTTTCGAATCGACGGTCAAGTCGATGCTGCGTTCGTACGGATACCAGAATATCCGCACGCCGATCGTCGAGCACACGCAGCTCTTCACGCGCGGTATCGGCGAAGTGACCGACATCGTCGAGAAAGAGATGTACAGCTTCACCGACGCGCTGAACGGCGAAAACCTGACGATGCGTCCGGAGAACACGGCTGCCGTGGTGCGCGCATCGATCGAACACAACATGCTGTACGACGGCCCGAAGCGCCTGTGGTACATCGGCCCGATGTTCCGTCACGAGCGTCCGCAGCGTGGCCGTTACCGGCAGTTCCACCAGGTGGGTGTCGAGGCGCTCGGCTTCGCCGGCCCGGACACGGACGCTGAGATCATCCTGATGTGCCAGCGTCTGTGGGACGACCTCGGGCTGACGGGCATCAAGCTCGAAATCAACTCGCTGGGTCTCGCTGAAGAGCGTGCAAAGCACCGCGTCGAACTGATCGCGTATCTCGAGAAGCACCTCGACGTGCTCGACGAAGACGCGAAGCGCCGTCTGCACACGAACCCGCTGCGCGTGCTGGATACGAAGAATCCGGCCATGCAGGAAGTCGCGCAGAACGCACCGAAGCTGATCGATTTCCTCGGCGAGGAATCGCGCGCGCACTTTGAAGGGCTGCAGCGCATCCTGAAGGCGAACAACATTCCGTTCACGATCAATCCGCGTCTCGTGCGTGGTCTGGATTATTACAATCTGACTGTGTTCGAATGGGTCACGGACAAACTCGGCGCGCAAGGTACGGTCGCAGCAGGCGGCCGCTACGATCCGCTGATCGAGCAGCTCGGCGGCAAGCCGACGGCGGCGTGCGGCTGGGCAATGGGCATCGAACGCATTCTCGAGCTGCTGAAGGAAGAGAATCTCGTGCCCGAAGCAGAAGGGTGCGATGTGTACGTCGCGCACCAGGGCGATGCGGCCCGCGAGCAGGCGTTCATCGTCGCCGAGCGTCTGCGCGACACGGGCCTCGATGTGATTCTGCATTGCAGTCCTGACGGTCAGGCGTCGAGCTTCAAGTCGCAGATGAAGCGCGCGGACGCAAGCGGCGCGGCGTTCGCCGTGATCCTCGGCGAGGATGAGATCGCGAACGGCACGGCTGGCGTGAAGGCGCTGCGCGACACATCGCAAAGCGACGGAAAGAGCGAGCAACAAACGGTGCCGCTCGAAGACTTGACCGAATATCTAATCAATGCGATGGTTGCGTCCACCGAAGACGACGACTGA
- a CDS encoding tetratricopeptide repeat protein — protein sequence MSYHDEQESLESLKAWWAQWGNGVTWIVLVALVAAAGWNGWNYWQRHQAAEAAVLYDQVQQATTGTDKAAITRVATDMEDKFSGTAYAQMTALAAAKALYAAGDEPGAKAQLQWAVDHAKDDEFKQIAKLRLASLLLDEKAYDAGLALLNDPSDAFKGVVADRRGDLLAAQGKRDDARTAYKLALDSLPKNDASARQLIQFKLDALGG from the coding sequence ATGAGTTACCACGACGAACAAGAATCGCTTGAAAGCCTGAAAGCATGGTGGGCGCAGTGGGGGAATGGCGTCACGTGGATCGTGCTGGTCGCGCTTGTTGCGGCCGCCGGCTGGAACGGCTGGAACTACTGGCAGCGTCATCAGGCAGCGGAAGCAGCCGTGCTGTACGACCAGGTTCAGCAAGCCACGACGGGCACGGACAAGGCGGCCATCACGCGCGTCGCGACCGACATGGAAGACAAGTTCAGCGGCACGGCTTACGCGCAGATGACGGCGCTCGCAGCCGCGAAGGCGCTGTATGCTGCAGGCGACGAACCGGGCGCGAAAGCGCAACTGCAATGGGCCGTCGACCACGCGAAGGACGACGAATTCAAGCAGATTGCGAAGCTGCGTCTCGCGTCGCTGCTGCTCGATGAAAAAGCCTATGACGCCGGTCTCGCGCTGTTGAACGATCCTTCGGATGCGTTCAAGGGCGTCGTCGCGGATCGCCGCGGCGACCTGCTCGCCGCGCAAGGCAAGCGCGACGATGCACGCACTGCCTACAAGCTCGCGCTCGACTCGCTGCCGAAGAACGATGCCTCGGCCCGTCAACTGATCCAGTTCAAGCTCGACGCGCTGGGCGGCTGA
- the bamB gene encoding outer membrane protein assembly factor BamB has translation MNLLKRYAVPVACAMTLLALTACSSSKDERRVPTPLTEFKPVLDVQQVWTSSVGKAGRYMFSPVTVGDAVYAAGANGSVAKIDAKTGKDLWRTKVDGDLSAGVGTDGTLTAVGGLKGEVFVLDQSGKLSWKGLAPGEILSPPLVGNGLVVVRTVDGQITAFNAQTGEQKWNYRNRAVPLNLRVSAGMTFAGDQAVLAGFPGGQFAAINLQTGDAYWTTPVSYPKGVTEVERINDVTGPPTLMGAETCAVTFQGQLGCFDANSGRALWEKAFSSTSGLAQDDRVVVAGDDWAIVSAFDANTGKQLWRNDQLKSRDVSVPMLLGHAAVVGDYQGYVHFLSRDDGTFVARAKTDGSAITAAPVLAGDTLIVQTHDGDLYGFRPR, from the coding sequence ATGAATCTGCTGAAACGTTACGCTGTGCCCGTTGCCTGTGCGATGACCCTGCTTGCTCTGACGGCCTGCTCATCGTCGAAAGACGAGCGCCGCGTGCCCACGCCGCTCACCGAGTTCAAACCCGTGCTCGACGTGCAGCAGGTGTGGACGTCCAGCGTCGGCAAGGCCGGACGCTATATGTTCTCGCCCGTGACGGTCGGCGACGCCGTGTATGCGGCGGGCGCAAACGGCTCGGTCGCGAAGATCGATGCCAAGACGGGCAAGGATCTGTGGCGCACGAAGGTCGACGGCGACCTGTCGGCCGGCGTCGGCACGGACGGCACGCTGACGGCCGTCGGCGGCCTGAAGGGTGAAGTGTTTGTGCTCGACCAGAGCGGCAAGCTGTCGTGGAAGGGTCTTGCACCGGGCGAAATCCTGTCGCCGCCGCTCGTCGGTAACGGTCTCGTGGTCGTACGTACGGTGGACGGTCAGATCACCGCGTTCAACGCGCAAACGGGCGAGCAGAAGTGGAACTACCGCAACCGCGCGGTGCCGCTGAATCTGCGCGTATCGGCGGGCATGACGTTCGCGGGCGACCAGGCCGTGCTCGCCGGCTTTCCCGGCGGCCAGTTCGCGGCGATCAACCTGCAGACGGGCGACGCCTACTGGACGACGCCTGTGTCGTATCCGAAGGGCGTGACGGAAGTCGAGCGTATCAACGACGTGACGGGCCCGCCCACGCTGATGGGCGCCGAAACCTGCGCGGTCACGTTCCAGGGTCAGCTTGGCTGCTTCGACGCCAACTCGGGTCGCGCGCTGTGGGAAAAGGCATTCTCGAGCACGAGCGGTCTCGCTCAGGACGACCGTGTCGTGGTCGCGGGCGACGACTGGGCAATCGTGTCGGCGTTCGACGCCAACACGGGTAAGCAACTGTGGCGCAACGACCAGCTGAAGAGCCGTGACGTCAGCGTGCCGATGCTGCTTGGCCACGCCGCCGTGGTCGGCGACTATCAGGGCTACGTGCATTTCCTGTCGCGCGACGACGGCACGTTCGTCGCCCGTGCGAAGACGGACGGCAGCGCGATCACGGCTGCGCCCGTGCTGGCGGGCGACACGCTGATCGTGCAGACGCACGACGGCGATCTGTACGGTTTCCGTCCGCGTTAA
- the der gene encoding ribosome biogenesis GTPase Der, producing the protein MKPVIALVGRPNVGKSTLFNRLTRSRDALVADLPGLTRDRHYGEGRVGGERPYLVVDTGGFEPVAKDGILHEMARQTRQAVEESDIVVFIVDGRNGLAPQDKSIADYLRKTGRPIFLVVNKSEGMKYTSVAADFYELGLGDPRAVSAAHGDGVTEMINEALDVAYAGQPEESDEEKAQHGVKIAIVGRPNVGKSTLVNTLIGEDRVIAFDMPGTTRDSIYVDFERQGKKYTLIDTAGLRKRGKVFEAIEKFSVVKTLQSISDANVVILLLDARQDISEQDAHIAGFVVEQGRALVVGVNKWDGLDPHVRERTKADLQRKLKFLEFAKFHFISAAEKTGIGPLMRSVDDAYKAAMTKLPTPKLTRALIEAVEFQQPRRRGPVRPKLRYAHQGGQNPPIIVIHGNALDAVTDTYKRYLENRFRETFALTGTPLRIEFRSTTNPYADKG; encoded by the coding sequence ATGAAACCCGTTATTGCCCTCGTCGGGCGCCCCAATGTGGGGAAATCCACGCTGTTCAACCGGCTCACGCGTTCGCGCGATGCGCTGGTCGCCGATCTGCCCGGCCTCACACGCGACCGTCACTACGGTGAAGGCCGCGTCGGCGGTGAGCGCCCGTATCTCGTGGTCGACACGGGCGGCTTCGAACCCGTCGCGAAGGACGGCATTCTGCATGAGATGGCGCGCCAGACGCGTCAGGCCGTCGAGGAATCCGACATCGTCGTGTTCATCGTCGACGGCCGCAATGGCCTCGCGCCGCAGGACAAGTCGATCGCCGACTACCTGCGCAAGACGGGCCGGCCCATTTTCCTCGTCGTCAACAAGTCCGAGGGGATGAAATACACGTCGGTGGCCGCCGACTTCTACGAGTTGGGCCTCGGCGACCCGCGCGCGGTTTCCGCTGCGCACGGCGACGGCGTCACGGAAATGATCAACGAGGCGCTCGACGTCGCGTACGCCGGCCAGCCGGAAGAGAGTGACGAAGAGAAGGCGCAGCACGGTGTCAAGATCGCGATCGTCGGGCGGCCGAACGTCGGCAAGTCGACGCTCGTCAACACGCTGATCGGCGAAGACCGCGTGATCGCGTTCGACATGCCGGGCACGACGCGCGACTCGATTTACGTCGACTTCGAACGGCAGGGCAAAAAATACACGCTGATCGATACGGCCGGCCTGCGCAAACGCGGCAAAGTGTTCGAGGCGATCGAAAAATTCTCGGTCGTGAAGACGCTGCAGTCGATTTCCGACGCCAACGTCGTGATCCTGCTGCTCGACGCGCGCCAGGACATTTCGGAGCAGGACGCGCACATCGCGGGCTTCGTTGTCGAGCAGGGTCGGGCGCTCGTGGTCGGCGTGAACAAGTGGGACGGGCTCGACCCGCATGTGCGTGAGCGCACCAAGGCGGATCTTCAGCGCAAGCTAAAATTCCTCGAGTTCGCCAAGTTCCACTTCATTTCTGCAGCGGAAAAGACGGGAATTGGCCCGTTGATGCGCTCCGTAGACGACGCGTACAAGGCTGCGATGACGAAGCTGCCGACGCCGAAGCTCACGCGTGCGCTGATCGAAGCTGTCGAGTTCCAGCAGCCGCGCCGCCGCGGTCCCGTGCGTCCAAAACTGCGCTACGCGCACCAAGGGGGACAAAATCCGCCGATCATCGTGATTCACGGCAACGCGCTCGACGCTGTGACCGATACGTACAAGCGCTACCTTGAAAACCGCTTCCGGGAAACTTTCGCGCTGACGGGCACTCCATTGCGAATAGAGTTTCGTTCGACGACGAATCCGTACGCGGACAAGGGCTGA
- the hfq gene encoding RNA chaperone Hfq, which yields MSNKGQLLQDPFLNALRKEHVPVSIYLVNGIKLQGNIESFDQYVVLLRNTVTQMVYKHAISTVVPARPVNFHPDSESS from the coding sequence ATGAGCAACAAAGGGCAATTGTTACAAGACCCGTTTTTGAACGCACTGCGTAAAGAGCACGTGCCGGTCTCGATCTATCTGGTCAACGGCATCAAGCTTCAAGGGAACATTGAATCGTTCGACCAGTACGTCGTGTTGCTCCGGAATACGGTGACCCAGATGGTCTACAAGCACGCTATCTCGACTGTCGTGCCTGCCCGTCCGGTGAATTTCCACCCGGATTCCGAATCGTCCTAA
- the hflX gene encoding GTPase HflX, producing the protein MTSTNLINAALVGIDFGKIDFEASLEELSLLAQSAGAHPAVTLTGRRSSPDAAMFVGSGKAEELRLACEANDIDIVIFNHALAPAQQRNLERTLNRRVVDRTSLILDIFAQRARSHEGKLQVELAQLQYLATRLIRAWTHLERQKGGIGLRGPGETQLETDRRLIGERIKMLKGRLEKLRRQHGTQRRARARNRTMSVSLVGYTNAGKSTLFNALTKAQAYAADQLFATLDTTSRRVYLGEEVGQIVVSDTVGFIRELPHQLVAAFRATLEETIHADLLLHVVDASSAVRLDQIDQVNDVLREIGADTIRQVLVFNKIDAVPELAARGDAVERDEYGNISRVFLSARTGQGLDTLRAAIAEIATAEHLPESDGLLSERGPEAAAPHQEQRDDAGEDHREDRKIPDTGADPFQLH; encoded by the coding sequence TTGACATCCACCAATTTGATCAACGCAGCGCTTGTCGGCATCGACTTCGGAAAGATCGATTTCGAAGCCAGTCTCGAAGAACTCAGCCTGCTCGCGCAAAGCGCGGGTGCCCATCCAGCCGTCACCCTCACCGGTCGCCGTTCCAGTCCCGATGCCGCGATGTTCGTCGGCAGCGGCAAGGCCGAAGAGTTGCGCCTCGCGTGCGAGGCGAACGACATCGACATCGTCATCTTCAACCACGCACTTGCGCCGGCGCAGCAGCGCAATCTGGAGCGTACGCTTAACAGGCGCGTGGTCGACCGCACCAGCCTGATCCTCGATATCTTCGCGCAACGCGCGCGCAGTCACGAAGGCAAGCTCCAGGTCGAACTCGCACAATTGCAATATCTCGCCACGCGGCTGATTCGCGCGTGGACCCACCTGGAGCGGCAAAAGGGCGGTATCGGCCTGCGCGGCCCGGGTGAAACGCAGCTCGAAACCGACCGCCGGCTGATCGGCGAGCGCATCAAGATGCTCAAGGGGCGGCTCGAAAAGCTGCGCCGCCAGCACGGCACGCAGCGGCGCGCGCGGGCGCGTAATCGCACGATGTCGGTGTCGCTGGTCGGCTATACGAACGCGGGCAAGTCGACGCTGTTCAACGCGCTGACCAAGGCGCAGGCGTACGCCGCCGACCAGTTGTTCGCCACGCTCGATACGACTTCCCGCCGCGTGTATCTCGGCGAAGAGGTCGGGCAGATCGTCGTCTCGGACACCGTAGGATTCATCCGCGAGTTGCCTCACCAACTGGTGGCCGCTTTCCGCGCCACGCTCGAGGAAACCATTCACGCGGACCTGTTGCTGCATGTCGTCGATGCGTCGAGCGCGGTGCGGCTCGATCAGATCGATCAGGTCAACGACGTGCTGCGCGAGATCGGCGCGGATACGATCCGGCAGGTGCTCGTGTTCAACAAGATCGACGCCGTGCCCGAACTGGCGGCCCGGGGCGACGCGGTCGAGCGGGACGAGTATGGTAATATTTCGCGCGTCTTTTTGAGCGCGCGCACGGGGCAAGGGCTGGACACACTGCGCGCTGCCATCGCCGAAATCGCAACTGCCGAACATCTGCCGGAGTCTGACGGTCTACTGTCGGAGAGAGGCCCGGAAGCGGCGGCACCTCATCAAGAGCAACGCGATGATGCAGGCGAAGACCACCGCGAAGACCGCAAGATCCCAGACACGGGCGCTGACCCGTTCCAATTGCATTGA
- the hflK gene encoding FtsH protease activity modulator HflK: MNDYNERSIWLRLRGMLSLNDPRWGRGEGNGDRQRLNDSKRPPNGKDSEGPPDLDEMWRDFNRRLSRMFGRKGGNGGGPRPDNGRGARIGVGIIIGVLIAIYLGSGVFVVQDNQAAVVLRLGQLRGTVGQGVHWRLPYPFESHETVNVGQVRSVEIGRNNVVRLANVKDASMLTHDADIVDVRFAVQYQIRKPTDYLFRSADPDQSVTQAAQAAVREIVGSRSTSDILYQDREAIRAQLTEAIQHSLDEYHTGLAVTGVTIQSVQPPDQVQAAFDDAAKARQDRERAKRDAQAYANELLPRTKAEAERMIDDAKTYSDRVIAQAQGDAERFKEVYAQYSKAPAVIRERMYLETMQQIYSNTTKVFVDSKSGSNVLYLPLDKLVEQTRQRVAESAAASAASAAQAAQPAQNAQSAQGAQAAAQGGNTPAIITPPAAPVSSASQAAAASDAFRSRDSFRSRGREDDLQ; encoded by the coding sequence GTGAACGATTACAACGAGCGGAGTATCTGGCTGCGTCTGCGCGGCATGTTGTCGCTGAACGACCCGCGCTGGGGCCGGGGCGAAGGCAATGGCGATCGCCAGCGTCTGAACGATTCGAAGCGTCCGCCCAACGGCAAGGACAGCGAAGGTCCGCCCGATCTCGACGAAATGTGGCGTGACTTCAACCGGCGTCTGTCGCGCATGTTTGGCCGCAAGGGCGGCAACGGCGGCGGTCCGCGTCCGGACAACGGGCGCGGCGCGCGCATCGGCGTCGGCATCATCATCGGCGTGCTGATTGCGATCTATCTCGGCAGCGGCGTGTTCGTCGTGCAGGACAACCAGGCGGCCGTGGTACTGCGTCTGGGGCAGTTGCGCGGCACGGTCGGGCAGGGCGTGCACTGGCGTCTGCCGTATCCGTTCGAATCCCATGAAACCGTCAACGTGGGCCAGGTTCGCTCGGTCGAGATCGGCCGCAACAACGTGGTGCGTCTCGCGAACGTGAAGGACGCGTCGATGCTCACGCACGACGCCGATATCGTCGACGTGCGCTTTGCCGTCCAGTACCAGATCCGCAAGCCGACCGACTATCTGTTCCGCAGCGCCGACCCTGATCAAAGCGTCACCCAGGCCGCGCAGGCGGCGGTGCGGGAGATCGTCGGCTCGCGCAGCACGAGCGACATCCTCTATCAGGACCGCGAGGCCATCCGCGCGCAACTGACGGAAGCCATCCAGCATTCCCTGGACGAATATCACACGGGGCTCGCCGTCACGGGCGTGACGATCCAGAGCGTGCAGCCGCCCGATCAGGTGCAGGCCGCGTTCGACGACGCCGCAAAGGCGCGGCAGGATCGCGAGCGTGCAAAGCGCGACGCGCAAGCCTACGCGAACGAATTGCTGCCGCGCACGAAGGCGGAAGCCGAGCGCATGATCGATGACGCGAAAACCTACAGTGACCGCGTCATCGCGCAGGCGCAAGGCGATGCCGAGCGCTTCAAGGAAGTCTATGCGCAGTATTCGAAGGCGCCTGCCGTGATCCGCGAACGTATGTACCTGGAAACGATGCAGCAAATCTACTCGAACACGACGAAGGTGTTCGTCGACAGCAAGTCGGGCAGCAACGTGCTGTACCTGCCGCTCGACAAGCTCGTCGAGCAGACGCGTCAGCGCGTGGCCGAATCGGCTGCGGCCAGTGCCGCATCGGCGGCGCAGGCTGCGCAGCCCGCACAAAATGCACAGAGTGCTCAGGGTGCACAAGCGGCGGCGCAGGGCGGCAACACGCCCGCGATCATCACGCCGCCCGCCGCGCCCGTCAGCAGCGCAAGCCAGGCAGCCGCCGCAAGCGACGCCTTCCGTTCGCGTGATTCGTTCCGCAGCCGCGGCCGCGAAGACGATCTGCAATAA
- the hflC gene encoding protease modulator HflC, giving the protein MNKIVALVVAVVIVLFAASSMVFVVDPRHMAVVSARGDAAPTLAGPGLHVKLPPPLQTVTSVDTRIQSLDAPDEDRYATSDKTDLLVNPVVKFRVSDPVKLVTETKGDVQSLPDRLALLTRGALGDAFAKYTLTDALAKQDAIATQARDGMQKGAASLGVDVVNVQFTRLDFPAAMADSVYKRMIAARQQVANQERADGAAEADRIKADAAQQQQAVLADAYKQAQATKGEGDGKAASIAAEAYGSDPQFYQFYQSMQAYKNSFKPGDVMVVDSSNDFFRFMRGPDGGAAAVQSSSGASTGARKH; this is encoded by the coding sequence ATGAACAAAATTGTTGCGCTCGTCGTGGCCGTCGTGATCGTGCTGTTCGCGGCGTCGTCGATGGTATTCGTCGTTGATCCGCGGCATATGGCCGTCGTCTCCGCTCGCGGCGACGCCGCGCCCACGCTCGCGGGCCCCGGCCTGCACGTGAAGCTGCCGCCGCCGCTACAGACGGTGACATCGGTGGACACGCGCATCCAGTCGCTGGATGCACCCGACGAAGACCGTTACGCCACGTCCGATAAAACGGATCTGCTGGTGAACCCCGTCGTCAAATTCCGCGTGTCCGATCCCGTGAAGCTGGTCACGGAAACCAAGGGCGACGTGCAGAGCCTGCCTGACCGGCTCGCGCTGCTCACGCGCGGCGCGCTCGGCGACGCGTTCGCGAAATACACGCTGACCGACGCGCTCGCGAAGCAGGACGCGATCGCGACTCAGGCGCGCGACGGTATGCAGAAGGGCGCGGCGTCGCTGGGCGTCGACGTCGTCAACGTGCAGTTCACGCGGCTCGATTTCCCGGCTGCGATGGCCGATTCCGTCTACAAGCGCATGATTGCCGCGCGCCAGCAGGTGGCCAATCAGGAGCGTGCGGACGGCGCAGCCGAAGCGGACCGCATCAAGGCGGACGCCGCGCAACAGCAGCAGGCGGTGCTCGCCGACGCGTACAAGCAGGCGCAGGCGACCAAGGGCGAGGGCGACGGCAAGGCTGCGTCGATTGCCGCCGAGGCGTATGGCAGCGACCCGCAGTTCTATCAGTTCTACCAAAGCATGCAGGCGTACAAGAACAGCTTCAAACCCGGCGACGTGATGGTCGTCGACTCGAGCAACGATTTCTTCCGCTTCATGCGCGGGCCGGACGGCGGAGCCGCCGCCGTTCAATCGTCTTCCGGCGCGTCGACGGGCGCGCGCAAACACTGA